The following DNA comes from Candidatus Bathyarchaeota archaeon.
CCAGTGGTGTAAACTATACGTTCTACGCCGTCTTGAATTCGCTCAGTGTGAAGAATTTTGATGAACCCAATTTCACCTGTGTTCTTTACGTGGGTTCCTGCGCACGCTTCAACTTCCCAATCACCCACTTTGACCACACGAATTTCGTTCCCGGGCACGGCGCCGCCTTGGTAAAGTCTAAAACCATGCTGTGCTTCGGCTTCGTCTCGTGGTAACCATGTAGTTTCAACTGGGATGGTGTCGATTACTGCTTGGTTTGCTAGCATTTCAATTTTGTTTATTTCTTCTGGGGTTAGTCGTTGATAGTGAGATATGTCTAGTCTTGCCTGTCTAACGTTTTTCTGAGTACCTGTTTGCCAGACATGTTGACCGAGAACTCTTCGCGCCGCTCCCATGATAAGATGGGTGGCTGTGTGTGCCATCATGAGATAACTCCGCCTTTTCCAGTTTATCTGTCCCTTGACTTTTTCACCTTCTTTTGGTACAGTGCCTTTCACGACGTGAAGGATGACTTTGCCAACTTTCTGAACATTCACAACCTCTGCTTTCTTTCCATCAAACTCTAAAACGCCTTTGTCTGCTGGTTGCCCTCCACCTTCTGGATAGAAAATCGTCTGCTCTAGAATCACTTGATTGTTGTTTAAGACGCGCAGAACCTGGGATTTGAATTCGGTCTGATATGGATTTTCATAGTAAAGTCTGCGGGTTTCATGTAGGTCAGTAACCAAGCTAAGTCTTTCATCAGTAACTATTTCCTTTGGAGGTGCTTGGAGGTGTCGTTCAGCTACCATTTTGTAAAAGTTATCAGGAGTCTTCACCTCTATTCCCTCTCTGGCAGCAGTATCGCGTACTGTTTCGGGTGGAAGCCCGTGAGAATCGTAAAGCTCAATCAAGGTTTCGGTGGGAATTCGCCATTTTCCTTTCGACTTCAAGTCTCGTGCGATGCGCTTTACTAGGGTATTACCTTTTTTCAATGTTTGTTCGAATTTTCGTCTTTCCACCGAGAGCATTTCCAAAATCTCGTCGTGCATTCCTTTGAGGTGAGGAAAGTCCAAGGACCATTCGTTGATCTGCAAGTCTATTATGTCGTCTAGGCAGTTTTCAATGCCGAGGGCTTTTAGCAATCGGTATGTGCGGCGAATCATAAGTCTGGTCAAGTACCCTTCTTGAACGTTGGAAGGTACAACTCCTTCTGCAAGCATGAAGACTAAGCTTTTCGTGTGGTCTGCTACTGCAAAAGCATTCTCTATTGGTTGAAGGATTTCAGCTAGTTTGGACGCGGTCATTCTAACATATTTTGCTGCTTGATTCCAAGAGTTCCCTCTTTGGGTAGATTCTTCGAGACTGAAGGCACCTGAAAACTTTGCCACGTCAGCTAACAGTTTAGAGTCAATTTGGCCTATGCCTGACATCTTGAAAATAGCGTCTAGAATCTCTCCGTAGATTGCGTGAAACCCGCTTATAGTGCCCTGTGATATCCATGTGTAACGCTCAATACCATAGCCTGTGTCAACCGTTCGAATGGGCAGCTCCAGAAATTTGCCATCAACTACTTTGAATTTCATGAATACCAGGGTTGCTAATTCGAGCCCGCACACAACGGTTTCCAAGTCGGGTCCTGCGTTACCCCCGCCGATCCACACGTCTTCCTTGTAAATTACCTCTTCTGAAGGTATCCCCAGTTCCTTCGTCACAAATTCGTGGTGATACCGGACGGTTTCATCCTTCCAATAAATCTCTTTATTTGGATAGTTGAAAGCGTGGTGCCCGCCCATTTCAAAGATGGTGAGGTGTCGACCGAAAGTAGGACCTGTGTTGTCAATGTCGACTAGGCGGATGCAAGGCTGACTAATAACAAGGGGGTTTGCTGGTGGCGGAACTATGCCGTTCGTTACGTAGGGTTGAAAATCAACTATGCTGGCGCTTGTGAGGTATAGGTCGTCTCGCCACCGCGCCACCACGGGATAAGGCTTCATTCTCTTGTGCCCGCGTTTCTCAAAAAAGGATAGAAAGGTCTCCCGCATTTCCCGCAGAGTGTAAGCCCTTCGGGCTGGCGGGTTATTTATGAATGTA
Coding sequences within:
- a CDS encoding alanine--tRNA ligase: MKKRFPEKEYHVPFFDEQGYERKLCPKCGEYFWTQIPDMETCGEATSKGCASYTFINNPPARRAYTLREMRETFLSFFEKRGHKRMKPYPVVARWRDDLYLTSASIVDFQPYVTNGIVPPPANPLVISQPCIRLVDIDNTGPTFGRHLTIFEMGGHHAFNYPNKEIYWKDETVRYHHEFVTKELGIPSEEVIYKEDVWIGGGNAGPDLETVVCGLELATLVFMKFKVVDGKFLELPIRTVDTGYGIERYTWISQGTISGFHAIYGEILDAIFKMSGIGQIDSKLLADVAKFSGAFSLEESTQRGNSWNQAAKYVRMTASKLAEILQPIENAFAVADHTKSLVFMLAEGVVPSNVQEGYLTRLMIRRTYRLLKALGIENCLDDIIDLQINEWSLDFPHLKGMHDEILEMLSVERRKFEQTLKKGNTLVKRIARDLKSKGKWRIPTETLIELYDSHGLPPETVRDTAAREGIEVKTPDNFYKMVAERHLQAPPKEIVTDERLSLVTDLHETRRLYYENPYQTEFKSQVLRVLNNNQVILEQTIFYPEGGGQPADKGVLEFDGKKAEVVNVQKVGKVILHVVKGTVPKEGEKVKGQINWKRRSYLMMAHTATHLIMGAARRVLGQHVWQTGTQKNVRQARLDISHYQRLTPEEINKIEMLANQAVIDTIPVETTWLPRDEAEAQHGFRLYQGGAVPGNEIRVVKVGDWEVEACAGTHVKNTGEIGFIKILHTERIQDGVERIVYTTGRYAVEASQKKEELLQKLSETLDAPLEKLLPTTRRLLRECKDIRGENKCLIEEIAVLESGKGLEQKAVTKEIDAVKLVIQEFELLNVDRMIKTANKLTEKEPSAIILFYGKNEKIVRFVVMAGKKTVEKGVDASEIAGEAAKIIGGGGSGRPEFAQGGGTKLNKLGDAIQKAEEVLRQQLKKKPQ